A window of Aythya fuligula isolate bAytFul2 chromosome 22, bAytFul2.pri, whole genome shotgun sequence contains these coding sequences:
- the HYOU1 gene encoding hypoxia up-regulated protein 1, with amino-acid sequence MARAPCWALGWLLLACLLLRAEPLAVMSVDVGSESMKIAIVKPGVPMEIVLNKESRRKTPVAVALKENERLFGDSALGMSIRTPKVAFRYFQDLLGKQMNNPQVALYRTRFPEHELVEDEKRQTVIFKLSQAVQYSPEEMLGMVLNYSRGLAEEFAEQPIKDAVITVPAYFNQAERRAVLHAARMADLKVLQLINDNTAVALNYGVFRRKDINATAQNIMFYDMGAGSTVCTIVTYQTVKTKDSGTQPQLQIQGIGFDRTLGGLEMELRLRDYLAKLFNDQHPSKDVRKNPRAMAKLLKEANRLKTVLSANADHVAQIEGLLDDIDFKAKVSRQEFEDLCSDLFQRVPGPVQQALSSAEMKLDGIDQVILVGGATRVPKVQEVLLKAVGKEELGKNINADEAAAMGAVYQAAALSKAFKVKPFVVRDAAMFPIQVEFTREVEEDDKSKSLKHNKRILFQRMAPYPQRKVITFNRYTDDFEFYVNYGDLSFLNQDDLRIFGSLNLTTVRLKGVGDSFKKHSDYESKGIKAHFNMDESGVLSLDRVESVFETLVEDKLEEESTLTKLGNTISSLFGGGGHTPETGENLTDSVQEEEESLAETAKEEQGGKQGQKSSAEDAGEEQGEEKQQSPPPDQAESTPVKEEPQKKEESEKVESQDPKENRETTKEEEPSKSSGASTATKTEEEKKIKAPKKQKLVHEITMELDVNDVPDLLEDELKSSMKKLQDLTVRDLEKQEREKSANSLESFIFETQDKLYQEEYQFVSTEEEREEISKKLSEASNWMEEEGYAAATKELKDKLAELKKLCRNLFFRVEERRKWPERLAALESLLNHSNIFLKGARMIPESDQIFTEVELGTLEKAINETMMWKNETLAEQKKLSPAEKPVLLSKDIELKIAALDREVQYLLNKAKFAKPKSKKEKNATKPDSGKNATATSESENTIPPTEGKQEDKPEDISPAEEPPMAEKAPGDEPQSDSGSKTEKKPEAGGESRKNDEL; translated from the exons ATGGCGCGGGCGCCCTGCTGGGcgctgggctggctgctgctcgcCTGCCTCCTCCTGCGGGCCG AGCCCCTGGCCGTGATGTCGGTGGACGTGGGCAGCGAGTCCATGAAGATCGCCATCGTGAAGCCCGGCGTGCCGATGGAGATCGTCCTCAACAA GGAATCACGAAGGAAAACACCTGTGGCTGTTgctttgaaggaaaatgaacGTCTCTTTGGTGATAGTGCTCTAGGAATG tcTATAAGGACCCCCAAGGTGGCATTCAGATACTTTCAGGATCTTCTGGGTAAGCAGATGAATAACCCCCAAGTGGCGCTGTACCGGACCCGGTTCCCAGAACATGAACTTGTGGAGGATGAAAAGAGACAGACGGTTATCTTCAAGCTGTCCCA GGCAGTACAGTATTCTCCAGAGGAAATGCTTGGTATGGTCCTGAACTACTCACGTGGTCTGGCTGAGGAATTTGCAG AACAACCCATCAAGGATGCAGTGATCACTGTTCCCGCCTACTTCAACCAGGCGGAGAGGAGGGCGGTTCTGCATGCTGCTCGCATGGCTGACTTGAAGGTTCTGCAGCTGATCAATGACAACACTGCTGTAGCACTGAATTACGGAGTTTTTAGGAGGAAAGACATCAATGCCACAGCACAG AATATCATGTTTTACGACATGGGAGCAGGAAGCACCGTTTGTACTATTGTTACGTATCAGACAGTGAAAACTAAGGACTCGGGAACCCAACCTCAATTGCAGATCCAGGGCATTGG gtttgaCCGTACTCTTGGGGGTTTAGAGATGGAGCTTCGTCTCCGGGATTATTTGGCAAAGCTCTTTAATGATCAACATCCCTCAAAAGATGTCCGGAAGAATCCCCGGGCCATGGCCAAACTACTAAAGGAGGCCAATCGTCTGAAAACTGTCCTGAGTGCAAATGCTGACCATGTGGCACAG ATTGAGGGGCTACTGGATGATATTGACTTCAAGGCCAAAGTCTCAAGGCAAGAATTTGAGGATTTGTGCTCTGACTTGTTTCAACGAGTCCCAGGACCTGTGCAACAGGCTCTGAGCAGCGCAGAAATGAAACTG GATGGAATTGACCAGGTGATTCTAGTTGGCGGTGCCACACGGGTCCCCAAAGTGCAGGAAGTTTTGCTGAAAGCTGTGGGCAA AGAAGAACTGGGCAAGAACATCAATGCTGATGAGGCTGCAGCTATGGGTGCAGTCTACCAGGCAGCTGCTCTGAGCAAAGCCTTTAAGGTGAAGCCTTTTGTGGTTCGAGACGCAGCTATGTTTCCTATTCAG GTGGAGTTTACTCGTGAAGTTGAGGAAGATGATAAATCCAAGAGTTTAAAGCATAATAAGAGGATTTTGTTCCAGCGCATGGCACCCTATCCACAGCGTAAAGTTATCACTTTCAACCGCTACACGGATGACTTCGAGTTCTATGTCAACTATGGAGATCTGTCTTTCCTGAACCAGGATGATTTGCG GATTTTTGGATCTCTCAATCTCACTACTGTGAGGTTAAAGGGAGTTGGAGACAGTTTCAAGAAGCACTCGGATTACGAGTCCAAAGGCATCAAAGCTCACTTCAATATGGATGAGAGCGGAGTACTAAGTCTTGACCGA GTGGAATCTGTGTTTGAGACCTTGGTGGAAGACAAACTGGAGGAGGAGTCAACTCTAACAA AACTCGGAAACACAATCTCAAGCCTGTTTGGGGGTGGTGGCCATACACCAGAGACTGGAGAGAACCTGACAGACTCAGTTCAG gaagaagaagaaagcctCGCAGAAACAGCTAAagaagagcagggagggaaacaAGGCCAGAAGAGCAGTGCAGAAGATGCTGGTgaagagcagggagaagagaaacagcAGTCACCACCTCCAGATCAGGCAGAAAGTACCCCTGTGAAAGAAGaaccacaaaaaaaggaagaaagcgAGAAAGTAGAGTCTCAG GATCccaaagaaaatagagaaactACGAAAGAAGAAGAACCGTCCAAAAGTTCTGGTGCAAGCACAGCTACtaaaacagaggaagagaagaaaatcaaagcacCCAAGAAGCAAAAGCTTGTCCATGAAATCACCATGGAACTGGATGTAAATGATGTGCCTGACCTGTTAGAGGATGAACTGAAGAGCTCAAtgaaaaa ACTCCAAGACTTGACAGTCAGAGATctagagaaacaggaaagagaaaaatcagccaACAGCTTGGAGTCCTTCATCTTTGAGACCCAG gACAAGCTTTACCAAGAAGAGTATCAGTTTGTCTCAAcggaggaggagagagaagaaatttcGAAGAAACTTAGCGAAGCTTCGAATTggatggaggaggagggctATGCAGCTGCTACTAAG GAGCTGAAAGACAAGCTTGCAGAGCTGAAGAAGCTTTGTAGGAACCTCTTTTTCCGTGTcgaggaaaggagaaaatggcCAGAACGCCTGGCTGCCCTGGAGAGTCTGCTTAACCACTCAAACATCTTCCTCAA GGGAGCCCGCATGATTCCAGAGTCTGACCAGATATTCACGGAAGTGGAACTGGGTACGCTGGAAAAAGCAATCAATGAAACAATG ATGTGGAAAAATGAGACACTGGCTGAACAGAAAAAGCTGTCTCCTGCTGAGAAACCTGTCCTGCTGTCCAAAGATATAGAGCTCAAGATAGCAGCCTTGGACAGGGAAGTGCAGTATCTTCTGAACAAGGCCAAGTTTGCAAAACCCAAATCTAAAAAGGAGAAGAATGCCACAAAACCTGATTCAGGCAAGAATGCTACAGCAACCTCTGAGAGTGAGAACACTATCCCTCCCACGGAGGGGAAGCAAGAAG ATAAACCTGAGGATATCAGTCCAGCCGAGGAACCTCCTATGGCTGAGAAAGCACCAGGTGATGAGCCTCAATCAGACTCCG GGtccaaaacagagaagaaaccagaagctggaggagaaagcagaaaaaatgatgAGTTATAA
- the SLC37A4 gene encoding glucose-6-phosphate exchanger SLC37A4 isoform X2, translating to MAGGYGRYRALIFTAMFVGYTLYYFNRKTFSFVMPAVMAEVPLGKDELGLITSSQSAAYAISKFVSGVLSDSLSARWLFSSGLLLVGLVNVLFSWSSSVAAFAGLWFLNGLAQGLGWPPCGKILRKWFEPSQFGTWWAILSTSMNLAGGLGPIVAALVSLHYDWRMTLSFSGFICVVVSFVCLVLIKNEPSDVGLPNIEQGPKKGKKGSSSENSTLTELLLSPYLWVLSTGYLVVFGVKTCCTDWGQLFLIQERGQSMLVGSSYMSALEIGGLVGSIAAGYLSDRAVARVGLSSYGNPRHTLLLSMMAGMCVSMFLFRVTVTGDSPKLWILTLGAVFGFSSYGPIALFGVIANESAPANLCGTSHAIVALMANVGGFLAGLPFSTIAKHYSWATAFWVAEITCTGSTVAFFFLRNIRTKMGRIPRKAD from the exons ATGGCGGGCGGCTACGGGCGCTACCGGGCCCTCATCTTCACGGCCATGTTCGTGGGCTACACGCTCTACTACTTCAACCGCAAAACCTTCTCCTTCGTCATGCCCGCCGTCATGGCCGAGGTGCCGCTGGGCAAGGACGAGCTGG GGCTCATCACCAGCAGCCAGTCCGCAGCCTACGCCATCAGTAAGTTCGTCAGCGGAGTCCTGTCCGACAGCCTGAGCGCCCGCTGGCTCTTCTCGTCCGGCCTCTTGCTGGTGGGTCTGGTCAACGTGCTCTTCTCCTGGAGCTCCTCCGTGGCCGCCTTCGCCGGGCTCTGGTTTCTCAACGGGCTGGCTCAGGGGCTCGGCTGGCCGCCCTGCGGGAAGATCCTGCGGAAG TGGTTTGAGCCTTCCCAGTTTGGGACTTGGTGGGCAATCCTGTCTACAAGCATGAACTTGGCTGGAGGCTTAGGCCCCATTGTTGCTGCTCTTGTGTCTCTCCACTACGATTGGCGCATGACTTTGTCCTTCTCTGGCTTCATCTGCGTGGTTGTCTCTTTTGTTTGCCTTGTCCTGATTAAAAATGAGCCATCGGATGTTGGGCTACCCAACATTGAACAAGGACccaagaaagggaagaaag GTTCTTCTAGCGAAAACAGCACTTTGACAGAGCTGCTCCTCTCGCCGTACCTTTGGGTGCTCTCAACAGGCTACCTGGTCGTTTTTGGAGTGAAAACATGCTGCACTGACTGGGGACAGCTCTTCCTGATCCAGGAGAGGGGACAATCTATGCTTGTGG GTAGTTCCTATATGAGTGCCTTGGAGATCGGGGGTCTGGTGGGGAGCATTGCTGCTGGATACCTCTCTGACAGAGCAGTAGCAAGA GTCGGTCTGTCAAGCTATGGGAATCCTCGGCACACGCTGCTGCTGTCCATGATGGCAGGGATGTGtgtttccatgtttcttttccGGGTAACAGTTACGGGCGATTCTCCCAAG CTGTGGATCCTGACTCTGGGAGCTGTGTTCGGGTTCTCCTCCTACGGGCCGATCGCTCTGTTCGGGGTGATAGCCAACGAAAGTGCCCCTGCCAACCTCTGTGGCACCTCTCATGCCATCGTGGCTCTCATGGCCAACG TTGGGGGCTTTCTGGCCGGACTGCCCTTCAGTACCATTGCCAAACACTACAGCTGGGCCACAGCTTTCTGGGTGGCTGAAATCACCTGCACTGGGAGCACCGtggctttcttcttcctgcGGAACATCCGCACCAAAATGGGCCGAATTCCCAGGAAGGCTGACTGA
- the SLC37A4 gene encoding glucose-6-phosphate exchanger SLC37A4 isoform X1, with translation MAGGYGRYRALIFTAMFVGYTLYYFNRKTFSFVMPAVMAEVPLGKDELGLITSSQSAAYAISKFVSGVLSDSLSARWLFSSGLLLVGLVNVLFSWSSSVAAFAGLWFLNGLAQGLGWPPCGKILRKWFEPSQFGTWWAILSTSMNLAGGLGPIVAALVSLHYDWRMTLSFSGFICVVVSFVCLVLIKNEPSDVGLPNIEQGPKKGKKGSSSENSTLTELLLSPYLWVLSTGYLVVFGVKTCCTDWGQLFLIQERGQSMLVGSSYMSALEIGGLVGSIAAGYLSDRAVARVGLSSYGNPRHTLLLSMMAGMCVSMFLFRVTVTGDSPKENHFWTIALQPLADLTGLKEQELWILTLGAVFGFSSYGPIALFGVIANESAPANLCGTSHAIVALMANVGGFLAGLPFSTIAKHYSWATAFWVAEITCTGSTVAFFFLRNIRTKMGRIPRKAD, from the exons ATGGCGGGCGGCTACGGGCGCTACCGGGCCCTCATCTTCACGGCCATGTTCGTGGGCTACACGCTCTACTACTTCAACCGCAAAACCTTCTCCTTCGTCATGCCCGCCGTCATGGCCGAGGTGCCGCTGGGCAAGGACGAGCTGG GGCTCATCACCAGCAGCCAGTCCGCAGCCTACGCCATCAGTAAGTTCGTCAGCGGAGTCCTGTCCGACAGCCTGAGCGCCCGCTGGCTCTTCTCGTCCGGCCTCTTGCTGGTGGGTCTGGTCAACGTGCTCTTCTCCTGGAGCTCCTCCGTGGCCGCCTTCGCCGGGCTCTGGTTTCTCAACGGGCTGGCTCAGGGGCTCGGCTGGCCGCCCTGCGGGAAGATCCTGCGGAAG TGGTTTGAGCCTTCCCAGTTTGGGACTTGGTGGGCAATCCTGTCTACAAGCATGAACTTGGCTGGAGGCTTAGGCCCCATTGTTGCTGCTCTTGTGTCTCTCCACTACGATTGGCGCATGACTTTGTCCTTCTCTGGCTTCATCTGCGTGGTTGTCTCTTTTGTTTGCCTTGTCCTGATTAAAAATGAGCCATCGGATGTTGGGCTACCCAACATTGAACAAGGACccaagaaagggaagaaag GTTCTTCTAGCGAAAACAGCACTTTGACAGAGCTGCTCCTCTCGCCGTACCTTTGGGTGCTCTCAACAGGCTACCTGGTCGTTTTTGGAGTGAAAACATGCTGCACTGACTGGGGACAGCTCTTCCTGATCCAGGAGAGGGGACAATCTATGCTTGTGG GTAGTTCCTATATGAGTGCCTTGGAGATCGGGGGTCTGGTGGGGAGCATTGCTGCTGGATACCTCTCTGACAGAGCAGTAGCAAGA GTCGGTCTGTCAAGCTATGGGAATCCTCGGCACACGCTGCTGCTGTCCATGATGGCAGGGATGTGtgtttccatgtttcttttccGGGTAACAGTTACGGGCGATTCTCCCAAG GAAAATCACTTCTGGACTATAGCCTTGCAACCTCTAGCTGATCTTACAGGCCTAAAAGAACAAGAG CTGTGGATCCTGACTCTGGGAGCTGTGTTCGGGTTCTCCTCCTACGGGCCGATCGCTCTGTTCGGGGTGATAGCCAACGAAAGTGCCCCTGCCAACCTCTGTGGCACCTCTCATGCCATCGTGGCTCTCATGGCCAACG TTGGGGGCTTTCTGGCCGGACTGCCCTTCAGTACCATTGCCAAACACTACAGCTGGGCCACAGCTTTCTGGGTGGCTGAAATCACCTGCACTGGGAGCACCGtggctttcttcttcctgcGGAACATCCGCACCAAAATGGGCCGAATTCCCAGGAAGGCTGACTGA